One genomic segment of Salvia miltiorrhiza cultivar Shanhuang (shh) unplaced genomic scaffold, IMPLAD_Smil_shh original_scaffold_252, whole genome shotgun sequence includes these proteins:
- the LOC131003673 gene encoding uncharacterized protein LOC131003673 produces the protein MSAGGAFDGNRGARPVPPEKGVFPLDHMHLCDLEKKEYIKCLKTEGHKSDKCRQFSKKYLECRMKKNLMAKQDMSELGFGRGDELQAPPNED, from the exons ATGAGTGCAG GAGGTGCATTTGATGGAAATAGAGGAGCAAGACCAGTGCCACCAGAAAAAGGAGTTTTCCCTTTGGACCATATGCATCTGTGTGACCTG GAAAAGAAAGAGTACATTAAATGTTTAAAGACTGAGGGCCATAAATCTGATAAATGTAGACAATTCTCCAAGAAGTACCTGGAGTGTCGTATGAAAAA GAATTTGATGGCAAAGCAAGATATGTCAGAACTTGGATTTGGGAGAGGAGATGAATTGCAAGCGCCTCCTAATGAAGATTAG
- the LOC131003651 gene encoding LOW QUALITY PROTEIN: uncharacterized protein LOC131003651 (The sequence of the model RefSeq protein was modified relative to this genomic sequence to represent the inferred CDS: inserted 2 bases in 2 codons) translates to MSIFRLQSYIYPIQFLSSSNFREIRSLSWSHNLASVGFINLPFPDFDFSANNQYIASASIDKTVRLWDISKGLCIRVIYGVSSQFCIRFHPVSXVTMDSRSGALGLSRSHRRRSKAKHPSPITTVQYTTFSLLARGPVLLTFSRDGSLSFFSVSXGYLTVRCALKLTPRLHSIRASFCPLLSLEKGEYIVAGSEDTNVYFYDLTRPKHACVNKLQGHAYPVIGIAWNHGEN, encoded by the exons ATGTCTATATTTAGGCTG CAGAGCTATATATATCCAATTCAATTTCTTTCCTCTAGCAATTTCAGGGAGATTAGAAGTTTGAGTTGGTCGCATAATTTGGCATCAGTAGGATTTATAAATCTGCCCTTTCCAGATTTTGACTTCTCAGCAAACAATCAATACATTGCATCTGCCTCAATTGATAAGACAGTGCGATTATGGGATATCTCAAAAGGGCTTTGCATAAGGGTGATTTATGGAGTATCTTCGCAATTCTGTATTCGCTTTCATCCTGTAA TGGTTACTATGGACTCGCGTAGTGGTGCCCTAGGCCTCTCTCGTTCTCACCGCCGTCGAAGTAAAGCCAAGCACCCATCTCCAATCACTACTGTCCAGTACACAACTTTTTCTTTGCTCGCGCGTGGTCCAGTGTTGCTCACTTTTTCTCGAGATGGAAGTTTGTCTTTCTTCAG TGTTT CAGGCTATTTGACTGTTCGTTGCGCTCTCAAATTGACGCCACGTCTGCACAGCATCCGCGCCTCCTTCTGCCCTTTGCTTTCTCTCGAGAAAGGAGAGTACATAG TTGCTGGGAGTGAGGACACAAATGTCTACTTCTACGACTTAACACGGCCGAAGCATGCATGTGTCAACAAACTGCAG